A single region of the Enterococcus mundtii genome encodes:
- a CDS encoding AEC family transporter, translating into MSLSETLSNVINMEIISAITSTLFIILLGYFLRKREVFSSDVGKTLSKVVLTVAIPALAFNSFMQELNDEVLNQGINILILGILVHVFLIFLSKFFFFRYAPNKEDTLRVLSIFGSTTFFGIPVVGAVFGAEGILYASIFNIGYRIFLYSYAYLKMSGLKMARKNIREMILNPIVLATFIGLFIWLFQDSLPQIAQSSSESVAFLRIDQTLPWLFKPLTFLSSLASPLAWLAIGITLGDLPFGKTLSSHTSWYYSFIKVIVFPLVILLSILLLNAMNILPVNSVGLGTMIIMMATPAATVAVAYAINFEKEAVLASNASLLSTLFSIVLIPIWIIVLNLIGN; encoded by the coding sequence TGTCACTATCAGAAACATTAAGCAATGTCATCAACATGGAAATTATCAGTGCGATCACTTCCACACTGTTTATTATATTATTAGGTTACTTTTTAAGAAAGCGTGAGGTTTTCTCATCAGATGTCGGAAAGACTTTGTCTAAGGTCGTCTTAACTGTCGCAATTCCTGCATTAGCTTTTAATTCGTTTATGCAGGAATTGAATGATGAAGTATTGAATCAAGGAATCAACATTTTGATTCTCGGAATCTTAGTCCACGTTTTCTTGATTTTTCTAAGTAAATTCTTCTTTTTTAGATATGCACCAAATAAAGAAGACACATTGCGTGTACTCTCTATTTTCGGGTCAACAACATTCTTCGGTATTCCTGTCGTCGGTGCAGTTTTTGGCGCAGAAGGGATTTTGTACGCATCGATTTTTAACATTGGTTATCGTATCTTTTTATACTCTTATGCTTATCTAAAGATGAGCGGATTGAAAATGGCACGCAAGAATATTAGAGAAATGATCTTGAACCCAATCGTATTGGCAACGTTTATCGGATTATTTATTTGGCTCTTCCAAGATAGCTTACCTCAAATTGCTCAGTCTAGTTCTGAATCTGTTGCTTTTTTAAGAATCGATCAGACGTTGCCATGGCTATTTAAACCTTTGACGTTCCTCTCTAGTTTAGCCTCCCCACTCGCTTGGTTGGCAATCGGGATCACATTAGGCGATCTGCCATTCGGAAAAACCCTCAGCAGTCACACCTCTTGGTACTATTCATTCATCAAAGTCATTGTCTTCCCACTTGTGATTTTACTTTCAATTTTACTGTTGAACGCAATGAATATTTTACCAGTGAATTCAGTTGGTCTAGGTACGATGATCATTATGATGGCTACTCCAGCTGCAACAGTTGCGGTTGCTTATGCCATCAATTTTGAAAAAGAAGCAGTACTTGCCTCTAACGCCTCTTTACTTTCTACACTCTTCTCGATCGTCTTAATCCCTATCTGGATCATCGTCTTAAACTTGATTGGAAATTAA
- a CDS encoding NAD(P)-dependent oxidoreductase, with amino-acid sequence MKNLNVVCYGVRPAERSLFQQLNVHGFNLKLVEDLLNETNYAEAKGMDAIIVRGNCLANRMNIERFAQFGIRFLLTRTVGTNHIDLMAAHDHGMQVAYVPFYSPNAIAELSVTLAMMLLRRTTHTTNKTAAYNFTIDRFMFSKEVRNCTVGIVGVGNIGLTEAKLFKGLGATVIGNDLYPSEEAKAFIEFKSLDDLLAESDIVSIHIPYIPGKNERFINKDFIEKMKDDAILINTARGELQDNQAILDALTSKKLSGFGTDVLPNEALIFNKNFDEDPLLIDATAKALIDMYPRVIITPHIGSNTDEAVSNMIETSFDNLYKMFNQLDCANTLPTQAG; translated from the coding sequence ATGAAAAATTTAAATGTTGTATGTTATGGTGTTCGCCCTGCTGAAAGATCTCTCTTTCAGCAGTTGAATGTCCACGGATTCAACTTGAAACTAGTAGAAGATTTATTAAATGAGACAAATTACGCAGAAGCAAAAGGAATGGATGCCATCATCGTTCGAGGAAATTGTTTAGCAAATCGCATGAATATCGAACGCTTTGCCCAATTCGGGATCAGGTTCCTCCTCACGCGTACAGTGGGGACAAATCATATTGATTTAATGGCAGCTCACGATCATGGAATGCAAGTCGCGTATGTACCATTTTATTCACCAAATGCAATCGCTGAATTATCTGTTACTTTAGCAATGATGCTTTTACGTAGAACAACTCATACAACGAATAAAACAGCTGCTTATAATTTTACGATTGATCGCTTTATGTTCAGTAAAGAAGTCCGAAACTGTACAGTTGGAATCGTTGGCGTGGGGAACATCGGACTAACAGAAGCAAAACTTTTCAAAGGATTAGGCGCAACGGTGATTGGTAATGATCTATATCCAAGTGAAGAAGCAAAAGCATTCATCGAATTTAAGTCGCTTGATGACTTACTGGCAGAAAGTGATATCGTCAGTATCCATATTCCTTACATCCCCGGTAAAAATGAACGTTTCATTAATAAAGATTTTATCGAAAAAATGAAGGATGATGCGATTTTGATCAACACTGCTAGAGGGGAGTTACAGGATAATCAAGCAATCCTTGATGCGTTGACAAGCAAAAAACTATCTGGATTTGGTACAGATGTCTTGCCTAATGAAGCGCTGATTTTCAACAAAAATTTTGATGAAGATCCCTTATTGATCGATGCAACAGCTAAGGCGCTGATCGATATGTATCCGCGAGTGATCATTACTCCACATATTGGTTCGAACACCGACGAAGCAGTATCTAATATGATCGAAACAAGTTTTGACAATCTTTATAAAATGTTCAATCAATTGGACTGTGCCAACACGCTTCCCACTCAGGCTGGGTAG
- a CDS encoding NAD(P)H-binding protein, with amino-acid sequence MKKNVLILGASAPIAKYSYEFLKNDPTVNVTLFLRNPDKVFDKERSIIGDAMNLDDLVHAMKGIDIVYSCLGPYNMVPLAKHVIKAMNQNKIKRVYWMATLGIYGEVDFNDEEAVAELSDYRDPDTYLGDQRIAADLIENSHLDFTIIRPNWLTDKEIVEDIRIENRNGKSYIGEISRQTVGKYLATLINEPTTHMYDSIALTAKEKIHE; translated from the coding sequence TTGAAAAAAAACGTATTGATCCTTGGTGCATCAGCACCAATTGCTAAATATAGCTATGAATTTTTAAAAAATGATCCTACTGTGAATGTCACTTTATTTTTGAGAAATCCGGATAAAGTCTTTGATAAGGAGCGAAGTATCATTGGTGATGCGATGAATCTAGATGATTTGGTTCATGCAATGAAAGGCATTGATATCGTTTATTCTTGCTTAGGTCCTTACAATATGGTGCCTTTAGCTAAACATGTGATCAAGGCGATGAACCAGAATAAGATCAAACGCGTATATTGGATGGCAACACTTGGGATCTACGGTGAAGTTGACTTCAATGACGAAGAAGCAGTTGCAGAGTTGAGCGACTATCGCGATCCTGATACTTATTTAGGGGACCAGCGTATTGCAGCAGATTTGATTGAGAACAGTCATCTAGACTTTACCATCATCCGTCCTAATTGGTTAACCGATAAAGAGATTGTTGAGGATATTCGTATCGAGAATAGAAACGGAAAAAGTTACATTGGTGAAATCAGCCGACAAACTGTAGGGAAATACCTAGCAACTTTGATCAACGAGCCAACTACTCATATGTATGACTCTATTGCATTAACAGCAAAGGAAAAAATACACGAGTAA
- a CDS encoding cation transporter produces the protein MKNTQKIKKLLTASIIAGTVYGLLALLTGLMINYNVLLLDGVYTMVGALMSLIALYIAKFIQTQDFERFPFGKESLMPLVVFIQYSVILLISSYGLIESFFSLLYADTYVDLAIGLPFSLFGTLFCFVFYLYLKKNPINHSFYKVELEQWRFGFLFSLGVVVSIIVSGVLAKTPYLAIAQLIDPVISIGITIFYIYLSVTEIKSATLELTYAPPKYELREKILLVVDKLLQNVAIETYVLRIAKVGDQVILELDIVILPDSELDSIRAQDHLRDKLNHKVTEGFSDYSLWLNINFIGDLKWA, from the coding sequence ATGAAAAATACGCAAAAAATAAAAAAATTATTAACCGCCTCCATCATTGCAGGAACCGTTTATGGTCTTTTAGCGCTACTTACAGGATTGATGATCAATTACAATGTCCTCTTGCTTGATGGTGTCTATACGATGGTCGGTGCGCTGATGTCTCTGATTGCATTATATATTGCTAAGTTTATCCAGACACAAGATTTTGAACGTTTTCCTTTTGGAAAGGAATCACTGATGCCCTTGGTTGTTTTTATCCAATACAGTGTCATCCTATTGATTTCTTCCTATGGCCTGATTGAGTCTTTTTTCAGTTTGCTTTATGCAGATACCTACGTTGATTTAGCGATTGGTTTGCCTTTTTCTTTGTTTGGGACACTCTTTTGTTTTGTCTTTTATCTTTATTTGAAAAAAAATCCGATCAATCATTCCTTTTATAAGGTGGAGCTGGAACAATGGCGCTTCGGTTTTCTGTTCAGTTTAGGAGTCGTGGTCTCGATCATCGTCTCTGGTGTACTAGCAAAAACGCCATATCTTGCAATCGCCCAATTGATCGACCCTGTGATTTCCATTGGAATCACCATTTTCTATATTTATCTATCAGTGACTGAAATCAAAAGTGCCACATTAGAACTTACTTATGCACCCCCAAAATATGAATTGCGCGAAAAAATATTGTTAGTAGTTGATAAGCTCTTGCAAAATGTCGCTATCGAAACCTATGTCTTACGAATCGCAAAAGTCGGGGATCAAGTCATTCTTGAACTAGATATCGTGATTTTACCCGACAGTGAATTAGATAGTATCCGCGCGCAAGATCATCTAAGAGATAAACTCAACCACAAAGTAACTGAAGGTTTCTCTGACTATTCTTTATGGTTGAATATCAACTTTATCGGTGATCTCAAATGGGCATAA
- a CDS encoding helix-turn-helix domain-containing protein, whose product MIWNYGSVYRMIRKSKGISQNNICNGNLERSTLSKFESKNRVPSFDTMQYLLEQVNVSFNEFEYICNEYNNSERQEILVDFYSLVSNAQRSKIDMLIKRCERYLKNNNDYKINEINHILHIFIELNELNKLNFSDISMKLATIVWDRISLIDTWTYDDIRTINFIFYFLPLETIKSIVPKMLRSLEKYNKLNEISILRLSILTNFSTIFLENAMYTECKNILDYAHSFAENAKRYDYLGVIMVRKSICEQKSEEVTKWLEFLSMASEEAIVTELKKEISRHLVGNSSK is encoded by the coding sequence ATGATTTGGAATTATGGAAGTGTATATAGAATGATAAGAAAATCTAAAGGTATCTCACAAAATAATATATGCAATGGAAATCTAGAACGTTCAACCCTCTCTAAGTTTGAGAGCAAGAATAGAGTACCGTCATTCGATACAATGCAGTATCTATTAGAACAAGTCAATGTATCGTTTAATGAATTTGAATATATTTGTAATGAATATAATAATAGTGAAAGACAAGAAATATTAGTTGATTTTTATTCCTTGGTATCTAATGCGCAACGAAGTAAGATAGATATGTTAATTAAACGATGTGAAAGATATTTAAAAAATAATAATGATTATAAAATTAACGAGATAAATCATATTTTACATATTTTTATAGAACTAAATGAACTAAATAAATTAAATTTTTCAGACATAAGTATGAAATTGGCAACTATTGTATGGGATAGGATTTCTTTGATTGATACTTGGACATACGATGATATCAGGACCATCAATTTTATTTTTTACTTTTTACCTTTAGAAACAATCAAAAGCATTGTTCCAAAAATGTTACGAAGTTTAGAGAAGTATAATAAATTAAATGAAATATCAATTCTACGTTTGTCAATATTAACTAATTTTTCAACAATATTTTTAGAGAACGCTATGTATACTGAATGCAAAAATATACTAGATTATGCACATAGTTTTGCTGAAAATGCGAAAAGATATGATTACCTTGGGGTTATTATGGTTAGAAAATCTATCTGTGAACAAAAGTCGGAAGAAGTGACTAAGTGGCTAGAATTTTTATCTATGGCGAGTGAAGAAGCTATTGTTACCGAATTGAAAAAAGAGATCAGCCGACATTTAGTAGGGAATTCTTCTAAATAA